A stretch of the Streptosporangium sp. NBC_01755 genome encodes the following:
- a CDS encoding acetaldehyde dehydrogenase (acetylating) has translation MTKATAAIVGSGNIGADLMYKLLRSELIEPRWMIGVDPDSPGLKRAEAHGLAVSAEGVDPLLAQGERPDLVFEATSAYVHRENAPKYAALGIQAVDLTPAALGPAVVPAVNLGAHLDAPNVSLITCGGQATIPIVHAVSRVTEVSYAEIVASVASPSAGPGTRANIDEFTKTTSRGIETIGGAARGKAIIILNPAEPPMLMQDTVFCAIHEEADRDAVAASIADMIASVASYVPGYRLRAEPQFDDPTPVSGGLARVAVFIEVEGAGDFLPPYSGNLDIMTAAATKVGEGFAQRIVSARLPS, from the coding sequence GTGACCAAGGCGACCGCAGCGATCGTCGGTTCGGGCAACATCGGGGCCGACCTGATGTACAAGTTGCTCAGATCCGAGCTGATCGAGCCTCGATGGATGATCGGCGTCGACCCGGACAGCCCCGGCCTGAAACGGGCGGAAGCGCACGGCCTGGCCGTCTCCGCCGAGGGGGTCGACCCGTTGCTCGCCCAGGGCGAGCGCCCAGACCTCGTCTTCGAGGCCACTTCGGCGTACGTGCACCGGGAGAACGCGCCGAAGTACGCCGCACTCGGCATCCAGGCCGTCGACCTGACCCCGGCCGCGCTCGGTCCGGCGGTGGTGCCGGCGGTCAACCTCGGCGCGCACCTCGACGCGCCCAACGTCAGCCTGATCACCTGCGGTGGGCAGGCCACCATCCCGATCGTGCACGCCGTCTCCCGGGTCACCGAGGTCTCCTACGCCGAGATCGTCGCCAGCGTCGCCTCTCCATCGGCGGGCCCCGGCACGCGGGCGAACATCGACGAGTTCACCAAGACCACCAGCCGTGGCATCGAGACGATCGGCGGCGCCGCGCGCGGCAAGGCGATCATCATCCTGAACCCGGCCGAGCCGCCGATGCTCATGCAGGACACGGTGTTCTGCGCGATCCACGAGGAGGCCGACCGGGACGCGGTCGCCGCCTCGATCGCGGACATGATCGCCAGTGTCGCGTCGTACGTGCCCGGCTACCGGCTGCGCGCCGAGCCGCAGTTCGACGACCCCACGCCGGTGAGCGGCGGCCTCGCCCGGGTGGCGGTCTTCATCGAGGTCGAGGGGGCGGGGGACTTCCTGCCGCCGTACTCCGGGAACCTCGACATCATGACGGCCGCCGCCACCAAGGTCGGCGAGGGCTTCGCGCAGCGCATCGTCTCCGCGCGCCTGCCCTCCTAA
- a CDS encoding acyl-CoA carboxylase subunit beta — protein sequence MDPDSLEIIHRREGVGVVVAYGRVNGVRVVVYCTDATLKGGAIGVDECPLIADAIDLAVRERCPVIGVWHSGGAKLHEGVSAMHEIGEMFAAMVRASGEIPQLSVVLGPAAGGAAYGPALTDIVIMSDAARVFITGPDIVRSVTGEQIDMESLGGPDAHSRKSGVAHIGTDSEEAAFARARQLVTLLAKPGFVDLDSVREEMPLRHLLPDSPRRAYDVRPLVKAILDEENGESGFVELQPRWAPNMVIGFGRLAGRTVGVIANNPLRKGGCLDSLSSDKTSRFVRMCDSFGVPLLVLVDVPGYLPGVGQEWEGVVRRGAKLLHAFAEASVPRFTLVTRKSYGGAYIAMNSRSLGATTVFAWPEAEVAIMGAKAAVEILHRKKLAAAAPDEREELLSSLAAEHEKIAGGVARAVSIGVVDEVIDPAHTRLRLGEALAAAPARRGRHTNIPL from the coding sequence TTGGATCCAGACTCGCTTGAGATCATCCACCGGCGCGAAGGCGTGGGGGTGGTGGTCGCCTATGGACGGGTCAACGGTGTGAGAGTGGTGGTCTACTGCACCGACGCCACGCTGAAGGGCGGCGCGATCGGGGTCGACGAGTGCCCGCTGATCGCCGACGCCATTGATCTCGCGGTGCGCGAACGTTGCCCGGTGATCGGTGTGTGGCACTCCGGCGGCGCGAAGCTCCACGAAGGCGTGTCGGCGATGCACGAGATCGGGGAGATGTTCGCCGCGATGGTCCGTGCCTCGGGCGAGATCCCGCAACTGTCCGTCGTGCTCGGTCCCGCGGCGGGCGGCGCGGCCTATGGTCCGGCGCTGACCGACATCGTGATCATGTCTGATGCCGCCCGCGTCTTCATCACCGGTCCGGACATCGTCCGATCGGTCACCGGCGAGCAGATCGACATGGAGAGCCTCGGCGGGCCGGACGCGCACAGCCGGAAGTCCGGGGTGGCTCACATCGGCACGGACTCCGAGGAGGCGGCCTTCGCCCGCGCCCGTCAGCTCGTCACGCTGCTGGCGAAGCCGGGATTCGTCGACCTGGATTCGGTGCGCGAGGAAATGCCGCTGCGCCACCTGCTCCCCGACTCACCCCGGCGCGCGTACGATGTGCGCCCGCTGGTCAAGGCGATCCTGGACGAGGAGAACGGAGAGTCGGGATTCGTCGAGTTGCAGCCCAGGTGGGCGCCGAACATGGTGATCGGGTTCGGCCGGCTCGCCGGGCGGACGGTAGGGGTGATCGCGAACAATCCGCTGCGCAAAGGCGGTTGCCTCGACTCGCTGTCTTCGGATAAGACCTCCAGGTTCGTCCGGATGTGCGACTCGTTCGGCGTGCCCCTGCTCGTGCTGGTCGACGTCCCCGGCTACCTGCCCGGCGTCGGGCAGGAGTGGGAGGGCGTGGTCCGCCGAGGAGCGAAGCTGCTGCACGCGTTCGCCGAGGCCAGCGTTCCACGGTTCACGCTGGTCACGCGCAAGTCCTACGGTGGCGCCTACATCGCGATGAACTCCCGGTCTCTCGGTGCCACCACCGTATTCGCGTGGCCGGAGGCCGAGGTGGCGATCATGGGTGCGAAGGCGGCGGTGGAGATCCTGCACCGCAAGAAGCTCGCCGCTGCGGCACCGGACGAGCGCGAGGAACTGCTGTCCAGCCTGGCCGCGGAGCACGAGAAGATCGCGGGGGGTGTGGCCAGGGCGGTGAGCATCGGCGTCGTCGACGAGGTGATCGACCCGGCGCACACCCGGCTGCGGCTCGGCGAGGCGCTGGCCGCCGCTCCGGCACGCCGAGGCCGCCACACCAACATCCCCCTGTAA
- the dmpG gene encoding 4-hydroxy-2-oxovalerate aldolase: MPYNTDLDIRVTDSSLRDGSHAKQHQFTVEHVRSIVGALDDAGVPVIEVTHGDGLGGSSFNYGFSHTPEQELIKAAVQTAKQAKIAFLMLPGLGVQDDIREAAANGASICRIATHCTEADISVQHFGLARDLGLETVGFLMMAHSQPPEVLAGQARIMADAGCQCVYVVDSAGALIMEQTADRISALVAELGSDAQVGFHGHENLGLGVANSVLAVRAGALQIDGSTRRFGAGAGNTPVEGFVAVAEKLGIRTGIDTLKIIDAAEDVVRPIMDDECLLNRLSLTMGYAGVYSSFLKHADRQARKYGVSGAEILIEAGRRKLVGGQEDQLIEIAVALAGKRERS; the protein is encoded by the coding sequence ATGCCCTACAACACCGACCTCGACATCAGAGTCACCGACTCGTCGCTGCGCGACGGCTCCCACGCCAAGCAGCACCAGTTCACCGTCGAGCACGTCCGCTCCATCGTGGGCGCCCTCGACGACGCGGGCGTGCCGGTCATCGAGGTCACCCACGGCGACGGCCTCGGCGGCTCGTCGTTCAACTACGGGTTCAGTCACACGCCCGAGCAGGAGCTGATCAAGGCCGCGGTCCAGACCGCTAAGCAGGCCAAGATCGCTTTCCTCATGCTGCCCGGCCTGGGCGTCCAGGACGACATCCGCGAGGCAGCCGCGAACGGCGCGAGCATCTGCCGGATCGCCACCCACTGCACCGAGGCCGACATCTCCGTGCAGCACTTCGGGCTGGCCAGGGATCTCGGCCTGGAGACCGTCGGTTTCCTGATGATGGCGCACAGCCAGCCGCCCGAGGTGCTCGCCGGGCAGGCGCGGATCATGGCCGACGCCGGCTGCCAGTGCGTGTACGTCGTCGACTCCGCCGGCGCGCTGATCATGGAGCAGACGGCCGACCGGATCTCCGCCCTGGTGGCCGAACTCGGATCGGACGCCCAGGTCGGCTTCCATGGCCACGAGAACCTCGGCCTCGGCGTCGCCAACTCCGTGCTCGCCGTACGCGCGGGAGCCCTCCAGATCGACGGCTCGACCCGCAGGTTCGGCGCGGGCGCTGGCAACACCCCGGTCGAGGGGTTCGTCGCCGTCGCGGAGAAGCTCGGCATCCGCACCGGCATCGACACCCTGAAGATCATCGACGCGGCCGAGGACGTGGTCCGTCCGATCATGGATGACGAGTGCCTGCTCAACCGGCTCTCGCTCACCATGGGCTACGCCGGCGTCTACTCAAGCTTCCTCAAGCACGCCGACCGCCAGGCCAGGAAGTACGGCGTCTCCGGCGCCGAGATCCTCATCGAGGCCGGGCGCCGCAAGCTCGTCGGCGGGCAGGAAGACCAGCTCATCGAAATCGCCGTCGCACTCGCGGGAAAGCGGGAACGGTCATGA
- a CDS encoding BREX system ATP-binding domain-containing protein produces MAGRIFYGEVTPVGREVEFRTLVSGLDKAAEGGARLMLVRGPAGSGKTALLNALERYARRVGVMTMRGSCSPAGARLPWRAAESLFGGALFHLEGSTVPLSHRLFRRVSEATMSGPVAVMFDDAQWCDEESLTWLDFLMNRGHHLPLFVLLAQHRSGLSNGRRAVPGVAARGHRIVDLWPLSEEDAGRMARRYWDAVPKEPFVRVCSSACRGNPALLARLFKRLSKEGVPPDARGEFRAAEFGAELYVGHLLATLDRQPEYVRGVVEAFAVLGNPDAELVGMLSGVSEPLVAAAVDILRDERIIDVGLAELNEDHVRAAVLSGRPAATLDRRRELAARLLNDGGRPAEEISAQLALLPGLPETWMRDVLREGARRAELNGAPEVAARYLGRMVVADPADIDAQADLTRLIGHDDPARAYAMLCDGLRETGDVRGRARLAIQLARVAPPLGREPEAVSILNGILAELDGVDTEDHELRVPVESALLLIGWNHRSTAKMIFEWAMTMRTPEVPVEGERELLAGRSMISAMSGSSSRTCLALARQALSGPDETSWDRAFGAAAYVLSLADEVEEAVQVVDRMISRGAEHGDTWGQVMALSRRSWILGEAGNLDGALVDAIRAMKLADGQPWSRSATAPRTALSAVLAWRGDLGQAASVLGQMTSSAVEDSLPDYPRVLMTRSYLAASRGDHGGALSSLTDCGALLAEVGIRNPMFVPWWLEAACLLADLGRGNEAGEFAEHGEELAEAWGNASARGLALLARGAAAEGSDGVETLTEAVETLTGTQARWYLVRAESMLGEALLRMDDREGARGHFRRAVHLSVRCGFRGLAEKARGRLVAAGGRMYRGTGGVKNVLTTGERRVAELAATGATNQEIAQTLRITLRTVETHLTSVFRKLDVSGRADLGWALETLGRAGRITPTVR; encoded by the coding sequence ATGGCGGGACGGATCTTCTACGGCGAGGTCACGCCGGTGGGCCGGGAGGTGGAGTTCCGCACGCTGGTGTCCGGGCTGGACAAGGCCGCGGAGGGCGGGGCACGTCTGATGCTGGTGCGGGGGCCCGCCGGCTCGGGCAAGACCGCCTTGCTGAACGCCCTTGAGCGGTATGCCCGGCGTGTCGGAGTGATGACCATGCGCGGCTCCTGCTCACCCGCCGGGGCCCGCCTGCCCTGGCGCGCCGCGGAAAGCCTGTTCGGTGGAGCGCTGTTCCACCTGGAAGGCAGCACCGTGCCGCTGTCACACCGGTTGTTCCGGCGTGTCAGCGAGGCGACCATGTCGGGGCCGGTGGCCGTCATGTTCGACGACGCGCAGTGGTGCGACGAAGAGTCGTTGACCTGGCTGGACTTCCTGATGAACCGCGGGCACCATCTGCCATTGTTCGTCCTGCTCGCCCAGCATCGCTCCGGCCTGTCGAACGGGCGGCGGGCGGTTCCCGGTGTCGCCGCGCGTGGGCACCGCATCGTCGACCTTTGGCCGCTGTCCGAGGAGGACGCGGGAAGGATGGCCCGGCGGTACTGGGACGCCGTACCGAAAGAGCCGTTCGTCCGCGTGTGCAGCAGTGCTTGCCGGGGCAATCCGGCACTGCTCGCGCGGCTGTTCAAGCGCCTGAGCAAGGAGGGCGTGCCACCTGACGCCCGGGGCGAGTTCAGGGCCGCCGAATTCGGAGCCGAGCTCTACGTCGGACATCTGCTGGCGACGCTCGACCGGCAGCCCGAGTACGTGCGCGGCGTCGTGGAGGCCTTCGCGGTGCTGGGGAACCCCGACGCGGAACTGGTGGGCATGCTGTCCGGGGTCTCCGAGCCGCTGGTAGCCGCCGCGGTCGACATCCTGCGCGATGAGAGGATCATCGACGTCGGCCTGGCCGAGCTGAACGAGGATCATGTTCGCGCCGCGGTGTTGAGCGGCAGGCCGGCCGCCACGCTCGACCGGCGGCGGGAGCTGGCCGCCAGGCTGCTCAACGACGGAGGCCGGCCGGCCGAGGAGATCAGTGCGCAACTGGCGCTGCTGCCCGGGCTTCCCGAAACCTGGATGCGGGATGTGCTCCGGGAGGGGGCACGCCGTGCCGAGCTGAACGGGGCACCGGAGGTGGCGGCGCGCTACCTGGGCCGGATGGTCGTGGCCGATCCCGCCGACATCGACGCGCAGGCCGACCTCACGCGACTGATCGGACATGACGATCCGGCGAGAGCGTACGCGATGCTCTGTGATGGCCTGCGGGAGACCGGCGACGTACGGGGGAGAGCGCGCCTGGCGATCCAGCTGGCCAGGGTCGCACCGCCCTTGGGAAGGGAACCGGAGGCGGTCTCGATATTGAACGGCATCCTGGCGGAACTCGACGGCGTGGACACCGAGGACCACGAACTGCGGGTGCCGGTCGAGTCGGCGCTGCTGCTGATCGGATGGAACCACAGGTCCACCGCCAAGATGATCTTCGAATGGGCGATGACGATGCGGACACCGGAGGTGCCCGTCGAGGGCGAACGCGAACTGCTTGCCGGGCGATCCATGATCTCCGCTATGTCCGGTTCCTCGTCCCGGACCTGCCTGGCGCTGGCCCGCCAGGCGCTCAGCGGTCCAGATGAAACCTCCTGGGACCGGGCATTCGGTGCCGCCGCGTACGTACTCTCGCTCGCTGACGAGGTTGAGGAAGCGGTGCAGGTCGTGGACCGGATGATCTCGCGTGGCGCGGAGCACGGGGACACCTGGGGCCAGGTGATGGCCCTGTCCAGGCGGTCGTGGATCCTGGGCGAGGCGGGTAACCTCGACGGGGCGCTGGTGGACGCGATCAGGGCCATGAAACTGGCGGATGGGCAGCCGTGGTCGAGAAGCGCCACGGCGCCGCGGACGGCTCTGTCGGCGGTGCTCGCCTGGCGGGGCGACCTCGGCCAAGCCGCTTCCGTGCTCGGCCAGATGACCTCGTCGGCGGTGGAGGATTCTCTCCCCGACTATCCACGGGTGCTGATGACGAGGTCGTACCTGGCGGCGTCGCGAGGTGACCACGGAGGAGCGCTGTCGTCCCTGACCGACTGTGGCGCGCTGCTCGCCGAGGTCGGCATCAGGAATCCGATGTTCGTGCCGTGGTGGCTGGAGGCGGCCTGTCTCCTTGCCGACCTGGGCCGCGGGAACGAGGCGGGGGAGTTCGCCGAGCACGGTGAGGAACTCGCCGAGGCCTGGGGGAACGCGTCCGCCCGAGGGCTCGCCCTGCTGGCGAGGGGGGCGGCCGCCGAGGGGAGCGATGGGGTGGAGACGCTCACCGAGGCGGTGGAGACACTGACGGGGACCCAGGCGCGCTGGTATCTGGTCCGGGCCGAAAGCATGCTCGGCGAGGCGCTGCTGCGGATGGACGATCGCGAGGGTGCCCGCGGGCATTTTCGCCGCGCCGTGCATTTGTCGGTGCGGTGCGGATTTCGCGGGCTGGCCGAGAAGGCCCGCGGCCGGCTCGTCGCCGCGGGCGGCCGGATGTACCGGGGGACCGGTGGAGTCAAGAACGTACTGACCACGGGAGAGAGGCGCGTCGCGGAACTCGCGGCGACCGGCGCGACCAACCAGGAGATCGCCCAGACCCTGCGCATCACGCTGCGCACTGTCGAGACCCATCTCACCAGCGTCTTTCGCAAGCTGGATGTGAGTGGCCGAGCGGATCTGGGGTGGGCACTGGAAACGCTGGGCAGAGCGGGCCGGATCACGCCGACGGTCAGATGA
- a CDS encoding DUF742 domain-containing protein, giving the protein MSISRRRRRRDADKPKYHSSAFGGWGDYRLWAENQFLPKPVEEVEEEDDDTQDVEADDDTRDVEAAVVDVGREEAHDDPEEFWADVDDHHVGISPDTVPRVSPAPIPAPDWPPPYPAPYQQDSRPVGPRPYVLTGGRTSGDGLLRMDSLISVTPTGMLSVDNPALSPEYRWICDMCQEPMAVIEIAGRIRAPLGVAIVLISDAIGWNLLRVHSPAEVDGQPSIEVIARVHEGLRRLR; this is encoded by the coding sequence ATGTCCATCAGCAGGAGGCGACGACGGCGAGACGCCGACAAACCGAAGTACCATTCTTCCGCCTTCGGCGGCTGGGGTGACTACAGGCTCTGGGCCGAGAACCAGTTTCTGCCCAAGCCCGTGGAAGAAGTGGAAGAGGAGGACGACGACACTCAGGATGTCGAGGCGGACGACGACACACGGGATGTCGAGGCGGCCGTCGTCGACGTCGGCCGGGAAGAAGCGCACGACGACCCGGAGGAGTTCTGGGCCGATGTCGACGATCACCACGTCGGGATCTCCCCGGATACGGTGCCTCGTGTCAGCCCCGCACCGATACCGGCCCCGGACTGGCCGCCACCGTACCCCGCGCCGTACCAGCAGGACTCGCGGCCGGTCGGACCACGGCCGTACGTGCTCACCGGGGGGCGTACGAGCGGTGATGGTCTGCTGCGCATGGACTCGCTGATCTCGGTGACGCCGACGGGCATGCTGAGCGTCGACAATCCCGCGCTGTCTCCGGAGTATCGCTGGATCTGCGACATGTGCCAGGAGCCCATGGCCGTGATCGAGATCGCGGGGCGCATCAGGGCGCCGCTCGGGGTGGCCATCGTCCTGATCAGTGACGCGATCGGCTGGAACCTGCTCAGGGTGCATTCCCCCGCCGAGGTCGACGGTCAGCCGTCCATCGAGGTGATCGCGCGCGTGCACGAAGGGCTGCGCCGGCTGCGCTGA
- a CDS encoding AAA family ATPase has translation MLAEGPHGPTRTWSAGVTERGARWRDDAPEFLADRERQISLLGKQVTVLRRGRPGVVTVLGEPGMGRSALLRVVVARAREAGLLAVLARCSPAEADLRYSVLSQITAGLAGAGYPAFARRLWAEEQPAATLIPALCGEFVALARNRPLLIALDDARWADEGSKAWLAAMTHRLRYAPILLVQAGAPGEGCAVGPVTEPGSVPRSVIHVPPLREHGVWQVIVSRYAGHVDGAFVAAATEATGGSPAALLAVLDHFVGASLPPVARYVPVLLERAAEVSGDRVATVISRLPADALALLLVMAVCGDGLDFDLLTSLAPLRTMSSEQALSVLVRLGLVTDGKEPRPAGPLVADKALAGMEVGERQALAMRAVQLGYRAAIPEERLARLLLNTRPVGAEWVVSLLSRVATQRRLDGDHEGAAALLGRALREPVRDEQRQRLLIELAMMEVDRSSETSDRRLQQVLLNSGTEVPVVELVRAADLLASRGDASATYRAVATAYARREAGGADLGSLAAIGWLAENDCTIDDSALPVHSFPDPSDQPGDPVRAGIAAWMLAIRGKRLPRVRELARTAFQVRGEDQPFGPRIHAAKALLLADEVAEAVIGLDEVLADARRCGARAPAALALIHRGRCEIRRGNLGQAACDFEAARAELPLTSWHPRLVPFLVAMEAYLHLAGGSVEKAEQSLAFEFPSGADQGAAWAVLLYMRARVRMELADPKTALRDINESGRVLLARGWTNPAVLPWRSVGAAAHSACGNAEAARRLAMEAVERAREWGAPSALGMAHLCASRVLNGAEAMSELEHAVRVLRDSVSRDCYAMASAELVAASAVARKHAGTPSLTEAAMKKIDMPPGGLTERSRRPATKAVETRYLLTSQEERVAGLIAAGHSNTYIASILSVSVRTVELRLTAIYRKLAVTNRNELASLLASIPAPRNMGD, from the coding sequence GTGTTAGCGGAGGGGCCGCACGGGCCGACACGCACGTGGTCGGCGGGTGTCACCGAGCGAGGCGCTCGCTGGAGGGACGACGCACCGGAGTTCCTGGCCGACCGGGAGAGGCAGATAAGCCTGCTGGGCAAGCAGGTGACCGTGCTCCGGCGCGGCCGGCCGGGTGTGGTGACCGTGCTCGGAGAGCCGGGTATGGGAAGGAGCGCCCTGCTCAGGGTGGTCGTCGCCCGCGCCAGGGAGGCCGGCTTGCTGGCCGTCCTCGCCCGCTGCTCGCCCGCCGAGGCCGATCTCCGCTACAGTGTGCTCTCGCAGATCACCGCCGGATTGGCCGGCGCCGGATATCCGGCCTTCGCGCGGCGGTTGTGGGCGGAGGAGCAGCCGGCCGCGACCTTGATTCCGGCGCTGTGCGGGGAGTTCGTGGCGCTCGCCAGAAACCGCCCGTTGCTGATCGCCCTGGACGATGCCCGGTGGGCGGACGAGGGATCGAAGGCATGGCTGGCGGCCATGACGCACCGGCTGCGATACGCCCCGATACTCCTGGTTCAGGCCGGTGCTCCCGGCGAAGGCTGTGCGGTCGGACCGGTCACCGAGCCCGGATCGGTGCCCCGCAGCGTGATCCATGTGCCGCCGCTGCGCGAGCACGGAGTCTGGCAGGTGATCGTCTCCCGGTACGCCGGGCACGTCGACGGAGCATTCGTGGCCGCGGCCACCGAGGCCACGGGGGGCAGCCCGGCGGCCCTGCTCGCCGTACTGGATCATTTCGTGGGCGCCTCCCTGCCGCCTGTCGCGCGGTACGTCCCGGTCCTGCTGGAGCGGGCCGCAGAGGTGAGCGGCGACCGGGTGGCGACGGTCATCTCCCGTCTGCCCGCGGACGCGCTCGCGCTACTTCTCGTGATGGCGGTCTGCGGGGACGGCCTCGATTTCGACCTGCTCACATCCCTGGCGCCGCTGAGGACGATGTCCTCCGAACAGGCACTGTCCGTCCTCGTACGACTGGGTCTGGTGACCGACGGGAAAGAGCCGCGGCCGGCCGGCCCTCTCGTCGCCGACAAGGCGCTGGCCGGGATGGAGGTCGGGGAGCGGCAGGCACTGGCGATGCGCGCCGTCCAGCTCGGCTACCGGGCGGCGATTCCAGAGGAACGGCTGGCCCGGTTGCTGCTCAACACCCGGCCGGTCGGTGCCGAGTGGGTGGTGAGCCTCCTGAGCCGGGTGGCCACGCAGCGCCGTCTCGACGGGGATCACGAGGGCGCCGCGGCCCTGCTCGGCCGAGCGCTCCGGGAACCGGTGAGGGACGAGCAGCGGCAACGGCTGCTCATCGAGCTCGCGATGATGGAGGTGGACCGCAGCTCGGAGACGAGCGACCGGCGACTGCAGCAGGTGCTGCTGAACAGCGGAACCGAGGTGCCGGTTGTGGAACTCGTCCGGGCGGCCGATCTGCTCGCCTCAAGAGGCGACGCGTCCGCCACGTACCGCGCGGTCGCGACGGCCTACGCGCGGCGAGAGGCGGGTGGAGCGGACCTCGGGTCGCTGGCGGCCATCGGCTGGCTCGCGGAGAACGACTGCACGATCGACGACTCGGCACTGCCCGTGCACTCGTTCCCGGACCCGTCCGACCAGCCGGGAGATCCTGTGCGGGCGGGCATCGCGGCCTGGATGCTGGCCATCCGGGGTAAGCGCCTGCCCCGGGTGCGGGAACTGGCCAGGACGGCCTTCCAGGTCAGGGGCGAGGACCAGCCGTTCGGCCCGAGGATCCACGCGGCCAAGGCGCTACTCCTGGCCGACGAGGTCGCCGAGGCGGTGATCGGGCTGGACGAGGTCCTGGCCGACGCCCGACGCTGCGGCGCACGGGCACCGGCCGCGCTGGCGCTGATCCATCGCGGCCGATGCGAGATACGGCGGGGCAACCTCGGGCAGGCGGCGTGTGACTTCGAGGCGGCACGGGCGGAGTTGCCGCTCACCTCGTGGCATCCACGACTGGTTCCCTTCCTCGTCGCGATGGAGGCGTACCTGCATCTCGCCGGCGGGTCCGTGGAAAAAGCCGAGCAGTCGCTGGCTTTTGAGTTTCCCTCGGGAGCGGACCAGGGCGCGGCCTGGGCGGTGCTGCTGTACATGCGTGCCAGAGTGCGCATGGAACTGGCCGACCCAAAGACCGCGCTGCGCGACATCAACGAGTCCGGGCGTGTACTGCTGGCCAGGGGCTGGACGAATCCCGCGGTGCTGCCGTGGCGATCGGTGGGCGCCGCGGCGCACAGCGCGTGCGGGAATGCCGAGGCCGCCAGGCGGCTGGCGATGGAGGCGGTGGAGCGGGCCCGGGAGTGGGGCGCCCCCAGCGCACTGGGGATGGCGCATCTGTGCGCGTCACGCGTGCTGAACGGTGCCGAGGCGATGAGTGAACTCGAACACGCCGTGCGGGTTCTGCGAGACTCGGTGTCGCGCGACTGCTACGCGATGGCGTCGGCCGAGCTGGTCGCGGCGTCGGCGGTGGCGAGGAAACACGCCGGGACACCGAGTCTGACGGAGGCAGCAATGAAGAAGATCGACATGCCTCCCGGTGGGCTCACCGAGCGGTCCCGGCGCCCTGCCACGAAGGCTGTCGAAACGAGGTACCTGCTGACCAGCCAGGAGGAACGGGTCGCGGGGCTGATCGCCGCAGGCCACTCGAACACCTACATCGCAAGCATCCTGTCGGTGAGCGTCCGAACCGTGGAGCTGCGGCTGACCGCGATCTATCGCAAGCTCGCCGTCACCAACCGTAACGAGCTCGCCTCGCTCCTGGCCTCGATCCCGGCACCCCGAAACATGGGGGACTGA